A single window of Candidatus Glassbacteria bacterium DNA harbors:
- a CDS encoding PQQ-binding-like beta-propeller repeat protein gives MLSVISYAAILLLCAACPLRADWNQYRADATRGGFTAEPLPDRLYLQWVFHPAQPPAPAWRGVDTRMPFDYAFHTVAAGGKLFFGSSADCKLYALDAESGRELWSFFTGSPVRFAPAVRGERLYALSDDGFLYCLSAADGRLQWKVRGGPGGGLVLGNDHLVSRWPARGGLAVVGDTVFFAAGIWPSEGIYLHAVEARTGGSIWVNDSSGGMVMDKPHGGARARSGVSAQGYLALDGTTLLVPTGRSVPAAFDSHTGRFRYFHQQNNRSLGGSRVMATAGFFLADAGNSRSTELRAGPHKALFRASDGSRAAVNELHATAVACTPDGWLYCSDRSGFHGWDLDSAFEQRPVRDRNGQASPRDYLKAPSLNIPTPGFTGGVSLIVAADKAVMGTADGRVAVVDLTGERLAWSAAIEGRPLGLAACGGKLFVSSDNGSIYCFGGEATSGPEHIHQPRVNEPYGDNSLYERAAREIIERTGVTEGYCVDLGCGDGRLAFELARLTNLRIYAVDPDPERVARARRLLDSAGLYGTRVTVHLADPQATDYPDYFANLVVSAQSVEQEAQAFAGAEARRLMRPWGGMSCVGRPERMELERREALAGADPEWSHLYHDPANTLSSSDSLVGGKLSILWYRDSDQLMPSRHGRGVGPLFSRGLLFVQGIDELRAVDAYNGRPVWSYPLMDLMKAYDQEHLVGAAATQGNICLEGDRLYLRSPGNPTDGDFAGKSCLVLDVASGRKIAEYTIPGDDENSEGSKFWGYLAVQDGILYGSVANTDHVLEYSYRESDMNKLFSESKRFFALEASTGERLWSFTPEHSIRHNAIAIGGGAVYLIDRPLAVSDAVVRNPHRAGRTLTQSDLHPEGTLLALDARTGSELWRSQEKVFGTLLVLSSERDVLLMSYQDTRFKQDSEFGGKMRAFRASCGVRLWDVGIEKKKGYNYSSRPLVIGNTVYLEPGAWELETGMRLDFSMARSYACGIITGCPEMLVFRSATMGYLDLTRGGSTENYGGIRPGCWINALPVGGLVLMPDATARCDCSYLIKANIALAPTR, from the coding sequence ATGCTCTCTGTCATTTCCTACGCCGCCATCCTGCTGCTTTGCGCAGCCTGCCCGCTCCGGGCGGATTGGAACCAGTATCGGGCCGATGCCACCCGCGGTGGATTCACTGCCGAGCCGCTGCCCGACAGGCTCTACCTCCAGTGGGTCTTCCATCCGGCCCAGCCCCCGGCACCCGCCTGGCGGGGAGTAGACACCCGCATGCCGTTTGATTACGCCTTCCACACAGTGGCCGCCGGGGGAAAACTGTTTTTCGGCAGCAGCGCCGACTGCAAGCTCTACGCCCTGGACGCGGAGAGCGGCAGGGAACTCTGGAGCTTCTTTACCGGCTCGCCAGTGCGTTTCGCCCCGGCTGTCCGGGGAGAGAGGCTTTACGCTCTCAGCGATGACGGTTTCCTCTACTGCCTGTCGGCCGCCGACGGCCGGCTTCAGTGGAAAGTGCGCGGCGGCCCCGGCGGTGGCCTGGTGCTGGGCAATGACCATCTGGTCTCGCGTTGGCCCGCGCGAGGCGGGCTGGCGGTGGTTGGCGACACGGTGTTTTTCGCCGCGGGAATCTGGCCCAGCGAGGGGATTTACCTCCATGCCGTTGAGGCCCGCACCGGCGGTTCCATCTGGGTTAACGACAGCAGTGGGGGGATGGTGATGGACAAGCCCCACGGCGGAGCGCGAGCCAGAAGCGGAGTCTCGGCCCAGGGCTACCTGGCGCTCGACGGCACGACCCTGCTGGTGCCCACAGGCCGCTCGGTCCCCGCCGCGTTCGACAGCCACACCGGCCGGTTCCGCTACTTCCACCAGCAGAACAACCGCTCGCTCGGTGGCTCCAGGGTGATGGCCACGGCGGGGTTCTTTCTGGCCGATGCCGGCAACTCACGCTCGACCGAGTTGAGAGCCGGCCCGCACAAGGCGCTGTTCCGCGCCTCGGACGGCTCGCGGGCGGCAGTCAACGAGCTGCACGCCACGGCGGTCGCCTGCACTCCCGATGGATGGCTCTACTGTTCCGACCGCTCCGGGTTTCATGGCTGGGACCTGGACAGCGCGTTCGAGCAGCGGCCGGTCCGTGACCGTAACGGCCAGGCCAGCCCCCGCGATTACCTCAAAGCTCCCTCGCTGAATATTCCAACTCCGGGTTTCACCGGCGGTGTATCGCTGATTGTCGCCGCAGACAAGGCGGTGATGGGTACGGCCGACGGCCGCGTGGCCGTGGTGGACCTGACCGGTGAACGGCTGGCCTGGTCGGCGGCGATCGAGGGCCGGCCGCTGGGACTGGCCGCCTGCGGGGGCAAGCTGTTCGTCAGCTCGGACAATGGCTCGATCTACTGCTTTGGCGGAGAGGCGACTTCCGGGCCGGAACATATCCACCAGCCGCGGGTCAACGAGCCTTACGGGGACAACAGCCTGTACGAGCGGGCCGCACGCGAGATAATCGAGCGCACGGGAGTTACCGAGGGCTACTGCGTGGACCTGGGCTGCGGCGATGGCCGGCTGGCCTTCGAGCTGGCCCGGCTGACCAACCTGCGGATCTACGCCGTCGACCCGGACCCGGAGCGGGTGGCCCGCGCCCGCCGTCTACTCGATTCAGCCGGGCTGTACGGCACGCGGGTCACGGTCCACCTGGCCGACCCTCAGGCAACTGATTACCCGGATTATTTCGCCAACTTGGTTGTCTCCGCCCAGTCGGTCGAACAGGAAGCTCAAGCGTTCGCCGGGGCCGAGGCCCGGCGGCTGATGCGGCCCTGGGGCGGGATGAGTTGTGTGGGCCGGCCGGAGCGGATGGAACTCGAGCGCAGGGAAGCGCTGGCCGGGGCCGACCCCGAGTGGAGCCACCTCTACCACGATCCGGCCAACACGCTTTCGAGCTCGGACAGCCTGGTCGGCGGAAAACTTTCCATCCTCTGGTACCGGGACAGCGACCAGTTGATGCCCTCGCGCCACGGACGCGGAGTGGGGCCGCTGTTCAGCCGGGGTCTGCTGTTCGTCCAGGGGATCGACGAGCTGCGCGCAGTGGACGCCTACAACGGCCGCCCGGTGTGGTCCTACCCGTTGATGGACCTGATGAAGGCCTACGACCAGGAACACCTGGTGGGAGCCGCGGCCACCCAGGGCAATATCTGCCTGGAAGGCGACAGGCTCTATCTCCGCTCGCCGGGAAACCCGACCGACGGTGATTTCGCGGGCAAGAGCTGCCTGGTGCTGGACGTGGCCAGCGGTAGGAAAATCGCCGAGTACACGATCCCCGGCGACGATGAAAACAGTGAAGGCAGTAAATTCTGGGGCTACCTGGCCGTGCAGGACGGTATCCTCTACGGTTCGGTGGCGAACACCGATCACGTCCTCGAGTACTCCTACCGTGAGTCGGACATGAACAAGCTGTTCTCCGAGTCGAAGCGGTTTTTCGCCCTGGAAGCCTCCACCGGCGAGCGGCTCTGGAGCTTCACCCCCGAGCATTCGATCCGGCATAACGCCATCGCTATCGGCGGCGGCGCGGTGTACCTGATCGACCGCCCGCTGGCCGTCTCTGACGCGGTGGTGCGCAACCCCCACCGGGCAGGCAGGACCCTCACCCAAAGCGACCTCCACCCCGAGGGGACCTTGCTGGCGCTGGACGCCCGCACCGGGAGCGAACTCTGGCGTTCTCAGGAGAAGGTTTTCGGCACCCTGCTGGTGTTGAGCAGCGAGCGGGACGTGCTGCTGATGAGCTACCAGGACACCCGTTTCAAGCAGGATTCTGAGTTTGGCGGAAAGATGAGGGCCTTCCGCGCCTCGTGCGGGGTAAGGCTCTGGGATGTGGGCATAGAGAAAAAGAAAGGCTACAACTACAGTTCCCGGCCGCTGGTTATCGGCAATACGGTCTACCTCGAACCCGGCGCCTGGGAACTGGAGACCGGCATGCGCCTGGATTTCAGCATGGCCCGCTCCTACGCCTGCGGGATTATCACCGGCTGCCCGGAGATGCTGGTCTTCCGCTCGGCCACGATGGGCTACCTAGACCTCACCCGCGGCGGCTCAACTGAGAACTATGGTGGAATCCGTCCCGGCTGTTGGATTAACGCCTTACCGGTAGGCGGGCTGGTGCTGATGCCGGACGCCACCGCCAGGTGTGACTGCAGCTACCTGATCAAGGCCAACATAGCGTTGGCGCCCACACGCTGA
- a CDS encoding DUF4838 domain-containing protein encodes MVRPVESPASKILLFILLSFCAACSREEMLISDNGNARLAIVTDFGDYADNAAAAGSEDLVDWNSRDERAATVCTEAFAAMELRTFLCRIAGLDQSDSTVIPILEPGDKVMEVDNVIVVGQTAGRNIYRELDREIESASGDAFIIRSGRLDGKNTIVIRGKTRSGTLYGVYHLLNLLGCRWYAPGPDGEIIPRRDRLVLGNLDITRQPAAEIRGFWVSNGKVEAEVNDMTWEGRLTDRGDDAFFTWMARNRLNFFWNREEEWRSMKKLGIGLTAGEHVTYYELLRADKPYPYDHSLFHDDGSLPEDPYPVGDEYRGDLDNDGTLSYAEAHPEWYGITREGERFFPVRPFGTNYCTSSESGFAELMKNIIVYLRNGDGHNADTFSFWPLDGGEWCSCARCSAEDKNDTDILLELVYKIRQGLKQAYHTGELDRDIPVHSLIYVQTKTLPSRELPADFDYDNIVLTYFPIGRCYAHNFNDTLCTEVNCKYLQVLLDWSSESCLYRGKLLLGEYYNISGFRDLPLVFKTTMANDIPFYLNSGIAGLHYMHPSIAEMGVRRLINYQLAQTLWDPELDTDQLLDDYFNSLYGPAAPAMKEFYDLLETAVANVKAWRYYLRPRINAVASGRADSIFPIPVMKEHLHYQACSSETDDALDWIPMIEKIHQCRSALDRILAADLPPALRRRIEEDEYGFQHLEASTDLFDSLIILITQQGSAGAEYDRALLRARKAAEFLGSYRIKSPALGVANAYEATDLVEACRILLAGYDK; translated from the coding sequence ATGGTAAGACCGGTTGAATCGCCAGCGAGTAAAATCCTGTTGTTCATCTTGCTGTCTTTCTGCGCAGCCTGCTCCAGGGAAGAAATGCTGATTTCAGACAATGGTAATGCCCGGCTGGCGATCGTTACGGATTTTGGAGATTACGCTGACAACGCTGCGGCAGCCGGCAGCGAGGACCTGGTTGACTGGAACAGCCGGGATGAGCGGGCAGCTACTGTCTGTACCGAGGCGTTCGCGGCGATGGAACTGAGGACATTCCTGTGCAGGATAGCGGGCCTGGATCAAAGTGACAGCACGGTAATCCCGATCCTCGAACCCGGGGATAAGGTGATGGAAGTCGATAATGTCATCGTTGTCGGGCAGACGGCCGGCAGGAACATCTATCGAGAGCTGGACCGGGAGATCGAAAGCGCGAGCGGCGATGCATTCATTATCAGAAGCGGCAGGCTAGACGGGAAAAACACAATTGTTATCAGGGGGAAAACCAGGTCCGGAACCCTCTATGGTGTCTACCACCTGCTGAATTTACTCGGATGCCGCTGGTATGCTCCGGGCCCCGATGGAGAGATTATTCCCCGCAGGGACAGACTGGTGCTGGGCAACCTGGATATTACCAGGCAGCCGGCGGCGGAGATAAGAGGCTTCTGGGTTTCAAACGGCAAAGTGGAGGCCGAGGTCAATGACATGACCTGGGAGGGCCGATTGACCGACAGGGGTGACGATGCGTTTTTTACCTGGATGGCCAGAAACCGCCTTAACTTCTTCTGGAACAGGGAAGAGGAATGGCGGTCGATGAAGAAACTCGGTATCGGCCTTACCGCCGGGGAGCATGTCACCTATTACGAGCTTCTCAGGGCGGACAAACCCTACCCATACGACCACAGCCTGTTCCACGATGACGGCAGTCTGCCGGAGGACCCCTATCCAGTCGGCGATGAATACAGGGGCGATCTCGACAATGACGGCACGTTGTCTTACGCCGAAGCGCATCCGGAATGGTACGGGATAACCAGGGAAGGCGAAAGATTCTTCCCGGTAAGGCCCTTCGGCACCAACTACTGCACATCGAGCGAATCAGGCTTTGCCGAACTGATGAAAAACATCATTGTCTATCTCCGCAATGGCGATGGGCATAATGCGGATACGTTCAGTTTCTGGCCCCTGGATGGAGGTGAATGGTGCAGCTGCGCCAGGTGCAGCGCGGAGGACAAAAACGACACGGATATATTGCTGGAACTGGTTTACAAAATACGGCAGGGTCTGAAACAAGCTTACCATACCGGTGAACTCGACAGGGACATCCCGGTCCACAGCCTGATATACGTGCAGACCAAAACTTTGCCTTCCCGCGAGCTTCCCGCGGATTTCGACTATGACAACATAGTGTTGACTTACTTTCCGATCGGCCGCTGTTACGCACATAATTTCAACGACACGCTCTGCACCGAGGTAAACTGCAAATACCTGCAAGTGCTGCTCGATTGGAGTTCCGAATCCTGCCTGTACAGGGGCAAGCTCCTGCTGGGCGAATACTACAATATCTCCGGTTTCAGGGACCTGCCGTTGGTTTTCAAGACCACAATGGCCAACGATATTCCCTTTTATCTGAATTCGGGGATCGCAGGCCTTCACTACATGCATCCATCAATCGCTGAAATGGGGGTTCGCCGGCTGATCAACTACCAGTTGGCGCAAACGCTGTGGGACCCCGAGCTCGATACGGACCAGCTGCTGGATGATTACTTCAACAGTCTCTATGGCCCGGCGGCACCAGCGATGAAAGAGTTCTACGACTTGCTGGAAACAGCAGTGGCCAATGTCAAGGCCTGGCGGTATTATCTCCGGCCGCGGATAAATGCGGTAGCCTCAGGCAGGGCCGACTCGATCTTTCCAATTCCAGTGATGAAAGAGCACCTCCACTACCAGGCCTGCTCTTCTGAAACCGACGACGCCCTGGACTGGATTCCGATGATTGAAAAAATCCACCAGTGCAGGAGCGCCCTCGACCGAATTCTGGCCGCTGACCTTCCTCCTGCCCTACGGCGCCGGATCGAGGAGGATGAGTACGGCTTCCAGCACCTCGAAGCTAGCACCGATCTGTTCGACAGCCTGATTATTCTGATCACGCAGCAGGGTTCCGCCGGCGCCGAATATGATAGAGCCTTGCTGCGGGCCCGGAAGGCGGCCGAGTTTCTCGGCAGTTACAGGATAAAAAGCCCGGCGCTGGGAGTTGCAAACGCTTACGAAGCCACCGATCTCGTGGAAGCCTGCCGGATACTTTTAGCTGGGTACGACAAATGA
- a CDS encoding glycoside hydrolase family 10: MSIEYSGVKETVMRISFTLLLATLLCVATTKVALAMDEPSAEVVRVERELMQQAERDIEKYRKTDARIRFVDAEGQPISGVRVSIKQQNSPFLVGSIIFDQIREGQPYNPETYRARFKEIFNFAIFPFYWAAYEPEQGKPLWRRMEPVLEWCLTNGITAKGHPLVWTAPSGKPAWIEKYSDSEQLEYLAARVKNAVGGWTGQIDLWDVVNEAVNTRAWTDDSSGVWIAVGPEVNAGLVEQAFGWAHQANPGAHLVLNDFYQITKEETRENFYQLVKELLRRGVPISGLGIQAHEPRQEWYPPRQVLKTYRRISELGLPLHVTEFTPQSGGKQITGGWRTGEWDLEAQSQFTEQMLTLAFAQPGMMSFNFWGFTDRNVWQKGGGLLDERYRPKPVYHKVKELLHEKWRTNLELTADAGGEVSFRAFLGDYLIELRIAGGREKAWDVKLRRDEQNSWVFTVEK; the protein is encoded by the coding sequence ATGTCGATTGAATACTCTGGAGTGAAGGAGACCGTTATGCGGATTTCATTTACATTGCTGCTGGCAACTTTGCTTTGTGTGGCAACCACTAAAGTTGCCCTTGCCATGGACGAGCCCTCGGCCGAAGTGGTCCGGGTCGAGCGCGAATTGATGCAGCAGGCCGAGCGTGACATCGAAAAGTACCGGAAAACTGATGCCCGGATCCGGTTTGTAGATGCAGAGGGCCAGCCGATTTCCGGCGTACGGGTCAGCATCAAGCAGCAGAATTCGCCGTTCCTGGTGGGCAGCATCATCTTTGACCAGATCCGCGAGGGCCAGCCCTACAACCCTGAAACCTACCGGGCGCGCTTTAAGGAGATCTTCAATTTCGCCATTTTCCCGTTTTACTGGGCGGCCTACGAGCCCGAACAGGGCAAACCCCTCTGGCGGCGGATGGAGCCGGTGCTGGAATGGTGCCTGACCAATGGGATCACCGCCAAAGGGCACCCGCTGGTCTGGACCGCCCCCAGCGGCAAACCAGCCTGGATTGAAAAATATTCGGACAGCGAGCAACTGGAATACCTGGCAGCCCGGGTAAAGAACGCCGTGGGCGGTTGGACCGGCCAGATAGATCTCTGGGACGTGGTCAACGAGGCGGTGAACACGCGGGCCTGGACGGACGACAGCAGCGGGGTCTGGATTGCCGTGGGGCCCGAGGTGAACGCCGGCCTGGTCGAGCAGGCGTTTGGCTGGGCCCACCAGGCCAACCCGGGTGCACACCTGGTGCTGAATGATTTCTACCAGATTACCAAAGAGGAAACCCGGGAGAATTTCTACCAACTGGTCAAGGAACTGCTGCGCCGGGGAGTGCCAATTTCAGGCCTGGGGATCCAGGCCCACGAACCGCGCCAGGAATGGTACCCGCCCCGCCAGGTGCTGAAAACCTACCGGCGGATTTCCGAACTGGGGCTGCCGCTGCACGTGACCGAGTTTACACCCCAATCCGGGGGTAAGCAGATCACCGGCGGCTGGCGTACCGGAGAATGGGACCTGGAGGCACAGAGCCAGTTTACCGAGCAGATGCTTACCCTGGCGTTTGCCCAGCCCGGCATGATGTCGTTTAACTTCTGGGGCTTTACCGACCGCAACGTCTGGCAGAAGGGCGGCGGCCTGCTGGATGAACGTTACCGGCCCAAGCCGGTCTACCACAAGGTCAAAGAACTGCTGCACGAAAAGTGGCGAACCAACCTGGAACTGACTGCCGATGCCGGGGGCGAGGTCAGCTTCCGGGCTTTTTTGGGAGATTACTTGATTGAACTGAGAATAGCCGGTGGCCGGGAAAAGGCATGGGATGTGAAGCTGCGGCGAGACGAACAGAACAGTTGGGTTTTTACGGTGGAGAAGTAG
- a CDS encoding IS110 family transposase codes for MDSIYYIGLDIHKKTIAYCVKRSDGVLIRQGAVSAERKALLEWISELPGHWIGAMEATMFTGWVYDFLKPHALELKVAHPEMLKAITAAKKKNDRADAEKIADLLRVNLLPECYMAPTEFRELRRILRYRNMVVRNAVGMKNKISGLLMEVGATYDKRRIHGKRYFNSLLERIEDVPTSVKELLALSRSNLELFSAIQKKLLKTLKGNNLIRQRVERLMSIQGVGEVLALTWVLEIGEASRFSLSRQAISYCGLCSAQHESAGKQYRGPISKKRNKHLQTMLIEAAKLAPRWNDQLAMVHAKELARGNHNKATLAVARKLVKYLLGR; via the coding sequence ATGGATTCAATTTATTACATTGGCCTGGACATACACAAGAAAACGATAGCTTATTGCGTAAAACGCTCAGACGGTGTACTGATCCGGCAGGGAGCGGTATCGGCAGAGCGCAAGGCTTTGCTGGAATGGATTTCCGAGTTACCAGGCCACTGGATAGGTGCAATGGAAGCCACCATGTTCACAGGTTGGGTCTATGATTTTCTGAAGCCTCATGCCTTGGAACTGAAGGTTGCCCATCCCGAGATGCTCAAAGCGATCACGGCGGCCAAGAAAAAGAATGACCGGGCCGATGCCGAGAAGATAGCCGATCTTCTGCGGGTCAACCTGCTGCCGGAGTGCTATATGGCCCCGACAGAGTTCCGTGAATTGAGACGCATTCTGCGCTACCGAAACATGGTCGTACGCAACGCCGTCGGGATGAAGAACAAAATATCCGGCCTGTTGATGGAAGTGGGCGCGACCTACGACAAAAGGCGCATTCATGGAAAAAGATATTTCAATTCCCTGCTTGAGCGTATTGAAGATGTGCCGACATCGGTAAAGGAGCTATTAGCGCTGAGCAGAAGCAACCTTGAGTTGTTTAGCGCTATCCAGAAAAAACTGCTTAAAACGCTGAAAGGCAACAACCTGATTCGACAGCGAGTAGAACGTCTGATGAGCATTCAAGGTGTGGGTGAAGTGCTGGCTCTGACCTGGGTACTGGAAATAGGGGAAGCCTCACGTTTCAGTTTATCGCGTCAGGCCATCAGTTATTGCGGCCTGTGCAGTGCTCAGCATGAATCGGCGGGCAAACAATATCGCGGCCCCATTTCAAAAAAGCGTAATAAACACCTGCAAACCATGCTGATCGAGGCGGCCAAGCTGGCTCCGCGCTGGAACGACCAACTGGCTATGGTTCACGCAAAAGAACTGGCCCGTGGCAACCACAACAAAGCCACATTGGCCGTGGCCCGCAAACTGGTTAAATACCTGCTCGGTCGTTGA
- a CDS encoding beta-lactamase family protein codes for MIKNMIGFFLPACLALTAYCSINKPESGKPVASFIQAAKVDSLVAEVLEPGGPGCVVAVFKDQQIAFERGYGLANLDYGLPVTPATVFDIASISKQFTAACILILAERNQLALDDDIRKFIPEFPDYGPKIEIRRLLNHTSGVRDWVWLLTLEGVPFENAITRQELFELIYRQKNLAFAPGSDFVYSNSAYNLLSLIIERVSGMPLSRFVSREIFEPLGMKNSCVFDDRRMVVKNRALGYIPDEGDGWLMEHYFNPVFTGSSNIHSTLGDLLLWDRNFYTGDVGPPGMAASMEDAGELNNGEAIKYGLGLWVGEYRELRTAGHDGDWAGSFAYMLRFPDQRLTVLCLSNTHTFSPRRMCYKIADLCLAQWHAMELPERDRAPAPRVPVGADPSLYDVYSGEYVTESGRKLSLRLENEMLTGRFPGSRKFKLLPLSATEFFPEGDNATLSVFRDGAGVVERIEWRSGEKTTTYYDSPYKFSKYDISGKGAEYAGEYYSEDLRATYRIESADQGLVLKSPIKSRYMMELTGITGNDPLVALAEDSFRFAFFEIKFRRDKRGRVSGYTLIHPWASLRIEFAKLEFRQPGYRSGINR; via the coding sequence ATGATAAAGAACATGATCGGATTTTTTCTGCCTGCCTGTTTGGCACTAACCGCCTATTGTTCCATCAACAAACCAGAATCCGGTAAACCCGTAGCATCATTTATTCAGGCTGCGAAAGTGGACAGCCTGGTCGCTGAAGTGCTCGAACCGGGTGGTCCGGGCTGCGTGGTGGCCGTCTTCAAGGACCAGCAGATTGCATTTGAGCGCGGCTACGGTCTGGCGAATCTGGACTACGGCCTTCCGGTAACTCCCGCCACCGTTTTCGACATCGCGTCGATCTCGAAGCAATTCACCGCAGCCTGCATCCTGATTCTCGCCGAAAGAAACCAGCTTGCGCTGGATGACGATATCCGAAAATTCATCCCCGAGTTCCCCGATTATGGCCCAAAAATCGAAATCAGACGCCTGCTCAACCATACCAGCGGTGTCAGAGACTGGGTCTGGCTGCTGACCCTGGAGGGCGTCCCATTCGAAAACGCCATCACCAGGCAGGAGCTGTTCGAACTGATTTACCGGCAGAAAAACCTGGCTTTCGCGCCGGGATCGGATTTCGTCTACAGCAACTCCGCTTACAACCTGCTGTCACTGATTATCGAGCGCGTTTCCGGCATGCCGCTTTCACGGTTCGTTTCCAGGGAAATATTCGAGCCCCTGGGGATGAAAAACTCATGCGTGTTCGATGACCGCCGGATGGTGGTCAAAAACCGCGCACTGGGCTATATCCCGGATGAGGGCGACGGCTGGCTGATGGAGCACTATTTCAACCCGGTGTTTACCGGTTCCAGCAACATTCACAGCACGCTGGGGGATCTGCTTCTATGGGACCGGAATTTCTACACAGGGGATGTCGGCCCGCCCGGGATGGCCGCCAGCATGGAAGACGCGGGCGAACTTAACAACGGAGAGGCGATCAAGTATGGGCTGGGGCTGTGGGTCGGCGAGTACCGGGAGCTGAGAACGGCGGGGCACGACGGGGACTGGGCCGGCTCGTTCGCCTACATGCTGCGCTTCCCGGATCAGCGCTTGACTGTTCTCTGCCTGTCCAACACCCATACTTTCAGCCCCAGGAGAATGTGCTATAAAATCGCGGACCTCTGCCTGGCTCAATGGCACGCCATGGAGCTCCCCGAACGGGACCGCGCCCCGGCCCCCAGAGTCCCTGTTGGGGCCGATCCGTCACTCTACGACGTTTATAGCGGTGAGTACGTGACGGAATCTGGAAGGAAATTGTCGCTCCGGCTGGAAAATGAGATGCTGACCGGGCGGTTCCCCGGCAGCCGGAAATTCAAGCTGCTGCCGCTCTCGGCGACCGAGTTCTTTCCGGAGGGAGACAACGCCACGCTGTCGGTTTTCCGTGACGGGGCGGGGGTGGTCGAGCGGATCGAGTGGAGGAGCGGCGAGAAAACTACCACCTATTACGACTCGCCGTACAAGTTTTCGAAATACGATATTTCCGGCAAGGGAGCAGAATACGCCGGAGAATACTACAGCGAGGACCTGAGAGCGACTTACAGGATAGAATCCGCGGACCAGGGCCTGGTGCTTAAATCGCCGATAAAGAGCCGTTACATGATGGAACTGACTGGTATCACCGGCAACGACCCTCTGGTAGCGTTGGCCGAGGACAGTTTCCGGTTCGCCTTCTTTGAGATAAAATTCAGACGCGACAAGCGGGGCCGGGTATCCGGATATACGTTGATCCATCCCTGGGCGAGCCTGAGAATCGAATTCGCAAAACTAGAGTTCCGCCAGCCGGGGTACAGAAGCGGAATCAATCGATAA